In the genome of Labrus mixtus chromosome 21, fLabMix1.1, whole genome shotgun sequence, one region contains:
- the calcoco2 gene encoding calcium-binding and coiled-coil domain-containing protein 2 yields MESPTEAADSAAHTFSQVVFTDIPHTYPPSTCVTCCFNLTASFQPNSRDWVGVFKVGWSTTKDYHTFVWVEPCVDVEGQQSVTRQAVFKDYYLPKDENEFYQFCYVDSSGQVRGASTPFCFRNPVDMSLEIIPEDDLLVITTQDQVDQSVREKAELQRELDQKMAENETLRTALKQEQQEAANWKEQKETDEREKSRLVEELDQMMNQNKDLNSSLRQQLKENEELMVKMGEQLTEQMQQDQQLEEMELKKLSDSLSGDGGARDNEKHAQEKYDRAVAKINQLKAEREELRGKVDTQSLEVTTLNSKVREQERELLKIKDSVQLLQVDLQSSEKEKERLSVELQRLQTVACNTDDLKRENQELTRRLSQMEKLQSYPDDDLRGEIQALAGKLHDTQGKLAAEREEARIAKRKAQILEGELQEVREQLRKVSSIYEEAQRMTSKQELKLNEAHQLILEKDCTIEEKDDIIKLETQEKEELAGENQSLMRDIEGLRRLNTELQASPHVKPPQAQPETSFPPGTAAAPPEWEELETTEQEEHQYETIASIANPEEEPSLVCRHCQESFPGITPEELEQHEQSHRVCPFCTMICDTMEQAVFEDHVYGHEL; encoded by the exons ATGGAGAGCCCCACAGAGGCAGCTGACTCCGCAGCGCACACCTTCTCCCAGGTGGTGTTCACGGACATCCCTCACACATATCCACCTTCAACCTGCGTCACCTGCTGCTTCAACCTCACTGCCTCCTTCCAGCCGAACTCCAGGGACTGGGTGGGCGTTTTTAAG GTTGGGTGGAGCACAACAAAAGACTATCATACCTTCGTGTGGGTGGAGCCATGTGTTGATGTTGAAGGCCAGCAGTCCGTGACGAGGCAAGCTGTTTTTAAGG ATTACTACCTGCCCAAAGATGAGAATGAGTTTTACCAGTTCTGCTACGTGGACAGTAGCGGCCAAGTGCGAGGAGCGAGCACCCCGTTCTGTTTCAGAAACCCGGTGGACATGAGCCTGGAGATCATTCCTGAAGACGACCTCCTGGTTATAACAACACAG gaTCAGGTCGATCAGAGCGTACGGGAGAAAGCTGAACTGCAGAGAGAGCTGGATCAGAAAATGGCTGAAAATGAAACCTTAAGAACCgctctgaagcaggagcagcAAGAAGCCGCCAACTGGAAG GAGCAGAAGGAAACGGACGAGAGAGAAAAGAGCCGGCTGGTCGAAGAACTGGATCAAATGATGAATCAGAATAAAGACTTGAATAGCAGCTTACGGCAACAGCTGAAGGAAAACGAGGAGttgatg GTGAAGATGGGCGAGCAGCTGACAGAGCAGATGCAGCAGGATCAACAGCTCGAGGAGATGGAGCTGAAAAAACTCAGCGACAGCTTGAGTGGAGACGGAGGAGCGAGAGACAACGAG aaaCACGCTCAGGAGAAATACGACCGCGCTGTGGCAAAGATCAACCAGCTGAAAGCAGAGCGCGAGGAGCTGAGGGGGAAAGTTGACACCCAAAGTTTAGAGGTTACAAC GCTCAACTCCAAAGTCAGAGAACAAGAACGAGAGctgttgaaaataaaagacagcGTCCAGCTCCTACAG gtggacCTTCAGAGCagtgagaaagagaaggagcgtctctctgtggagctgcagaggcTGCAAACCGTCGCATGTAACACGGACGACCTGAAGAGAGAAAACCAGGAGTTAACCAGGAGACTGTCACAGATGGAGAAGCTGCAGAGCTATCCCGATGACGACCTGAGG GGGGAGATTCAGGCGCTTGCCGGAAAGCTTCATGACACTCAGGGGAAGTTGGCGGCTGAGAGGGAAGAGGCAAGGATCGCAAAGAGGAAGGCGCAGATTCTGGAGGGAGAGCTGCAGGAAGTCCGGGAGCAGCTGAGGAAGGTGTCCAGTATTTATGAAGAGGCTCAACGGATGACCAGCAAACAGGAG CTGAAGCTCAACGAGGCACACCAACTGATCTTAGAGAAAGACTGCACCATTGAAGAGAAGGACGACATTATCAAGCTGGAGACACAAGAGAAAGAAGAGCTGGCCGGAGAAAACCAG AGTCTCATGAGAGACATCGAGGGTCTGCGCAGACTTAACACTGAGCTCCAAGCTTCTCCCCACGTCAAGCCACCTCAAGCCCAGCCTGAAACCAGCTTCCCACCCGGCACTGCTGCAGCCCCACCTGAATGGGAGGAGCTGGAGACAACTGAACAGGAGGAGCATCAGTACGAGACCATAG CGAGCATTGCAAacccagaggaggag CCGTCGCTGGTGTGTCGTCACTGCCAGGAGAGCTTCCCTGGAATAACCCCCGAGGAACTGGAGCAACACGAGCAGAGTCACAGAGTTTGCCCGTTCTGCACGATGATCTGCGACACCATGGAGCAGGCGGTGTTCGAGGATCACGTCTACGGACACgagctgtga